The bacterium genome has a segment encoding these proteins:
- a CDS encoding amidohydrolase family protein — MMEVLDAHTHVDESPALGWMDPPEMLIPLLDEAGIRRAVIMAYRDAPAPQLEAFEYVASAADRYPDRLWAFVRLNPRQPAEATQLLRYAVRERGFKGLKLHPVSFALPPGHALVVDLIRSAAQLDVPVLFHSGDDGQSTPLEIAPAAAACPEATIILGHMGGYFHTADAIDVARTYSNVYLETSAMPYPWRIRDAVRAIGPDRVLFGSDGPGCQPALELDKVRRAGLAEADLGLVLGGNLRRLLARGPGA, encoded by the coding sequence ATGATGGAAGTCCTCGACGCCCACACGCACGTCGACGAGTCTCCGGCGCTCGGCTGGATGGATCCGCCGGAGATGCTGATTCCGCTCCTTGACGAGGCCGGCATTCGCCGGGCCGTCATCATGGCCTACCGGGACGCGCCTGCCCCCCAACTCGAGGCGTTTGAGTATGTGGCAAGCGCCGCCGACCGCTATCCCGACCGCCTCTGGGCCTTTGTCCGGCTGAACCCGCGGCAGCCCGCAGAGGCCACGCAGCTGCTCCGGTACGCCGTCCGCGAGCGCGGCTTCAAAGGGCTCAAACTCCATCCCGTCAGTTTTGCGCTGCCGCCCGGGCACGCCCTCGTCGTCGATTTGATACGATCGGCGGCGCAATTGGACGTCCCGGTGCTCTTTCACTCCGGTGACGACGGGCAGTCCACTCCATTGGAGATCGCGCCCGCCGCGGCGGCGTGCCCGGAGGCCACGATCATCCTCGGGCACATGGGGGGATATTTTCACACCGCCGATGCGATTGATGTGGCGAGGACATACTCGAACGTCTATCTCGAGACGTCCGCCATGCCATACCCATGGCGGATCCGCGACGCGGTTCGCGCGATCGGTCCGGATCGCGTGCTCTTCGGCAGTGACGGCCCCGGCTGCCAGCCGGCGCTCGAGCTCGACAAGGTCCGTCGCGCCGGCCTCGCAGAAGCCGACCTGGGATTGGTGCTTGGGGGCAACCTTCGACGCCTGCTCGCTCGAGGTCCGGGTGCGTGA